In the Acidovorax sp. A79 genome, one interval contains:
- a CDS encoding plastocyanin has translation MMKNTIILIAISALWVSASAGNVQIQVLDREGRPVPDAVVVVYPGATAGTPPSLLQASPTIEQEKMRFVPALTVVAPGTTVRFTNQDRWDHHVRGNPATVAAAAAPGGTNPGFELRLAGKTDGKPSNFADVKLDTPGVVLLGCHLHGSMRGHVFVTDSAWALKTDGDGIARFPAVPEGAAQVRVWHAEQLVDLPRKALNVAPGPVLDTVQLSVVPRVRRAPPAAPPGGPMGSYSQAPAGGAHLHPGS, from the coding sequence ATGATGAAAAATACTATTATTTTGATAGCTATCAGCGCTTTATGGGTAAGCGCTAGCGCCGGAAATGTTCAAATCCAGGTGCTGGACCGCGAGGGCCGGCCCGTGCCCGATGCGGTGGTGGTGGTGTACCCCGGCGCCACGGCCGGCACGCCCCCGAGCCTGCTGCAGGCCAGCCCCACCATCGAACAGGAGAAGATGCGCTTCGTGCCCGCCTTGACGGTGGTGGCCCCCGGCACCACCGTGCGCTTCACCAACCAGGACCGGTGGGACCACCATGTGCGCGGCAACCCCGCCACGGTCGCGGCCGCCGCGGCGCCGGGCGGCACCAACCCCGGCTTCGAGCTGCGCCTGGCGGGCAAGACCGATGGCAAGCCCTCCAACTTCGCCGACGTGAAGCTCGACACGCCCGGCGTGGTGCTGCTGGGCTGCCATCTGCACGGCTCCATGCGCGGCCATGTGTTCGTGACCGATTCGGCCTGGGCCCTCAAGACCGACGGCGACGGCATTGCCCGCTTTCCCGCCGTGCCCGAAGGTGCCGCCCAGGTCCGCGTATGGCATGCGGAGCAGCTGGTGGACCTGCCGCGCAAGGCCCTGAACGTGGCGCCCGGCCCGGTGCTCGACACCGTGCAGCTCAGCGTGGTGCCGCGCGTGCGCCGCGCCCCGCCCGCCGCGCCCCCGGGAGGCCCCATGGGTTCGTACAGCCAGGCGCCCGCGGGCGGCGCCCACCTGCACCCCGGCAGCTGA
- a CDS encoding DUF3034 family protein, with protein sequence MGAAGLAQAGTGKLLLTGGVSSIGGSAGGGLTPWAVIGTNATAGETGFSGYATRAATQDYGLTGYGVALGLHDRVELSLARQDLDASPALALNGIAPFGVAPGQHIRMDVVGIKVKVAGDAVLDADSLMPQIAVGLEHKRTHAGSIRSVLDFLGTRTSGTDVYVSATKLLLAQSLLVNGTLRYTNANQNGLLGFGSAAPGRNSRSLQPEFSMAYLLSKNLAVGAEYRFKPNNLQALGAAAGLGAALREDDWKDIFIAWAPTKNVSLTLAYVDLGRIVPGITNNRRQTGYYLSAQVAF encoded by the coding sequence ATGGGCGCCGCCGGGCTGGCCCAGGCCGGGACGGGCAAGCTGCTGCTCACCGGCGGCGTCAGCAGCATCGGCGGGTCGGCCGGCGGCGGGCTCACGCCCTGGGCCGTGATCGGCACGAACGCCACGGCGGGCGAGACCGGCTTCAGCGGCTACGCCACGCGAGCGGCCACGCAGGACTACGGCCTCACGGGCTATGGCGTGGCGCTGGGCCTGCACGACCGGGTGGAGCTGTCGCTGGCCCGGCAGGATCTTGATGCCTCGCCTGCGCTGGCGCTCAACGGCATCGCGCCCTTTGGCGTGGCGCCCGGCCAGCACATCCGGATGGATGTGGTGGGCATCAAGGTGAAGGTGGCGGGCGATGCCGTGCTGGATGCCGACAGCCTCATGCCGCAGATCGCCGTGGGCCTGGAGCACAAGCGGACGCACGCGGGCTCCATCCGGTCGGTGCTCGACTTCCTCGGTACAAGAACCAGCGGCACCGATGTGTATGTGAGCGCCACCAAGCTGCTGCTGGCGCAGAGCCTGCTCGTCAACGGCACCCTGCGCTACACCAATGCCAACCAGAACGGCCTGCTGGGCTTTGGCTCGGCCGCGCCGGGCAGGAACAGCCGCAGCCTGCAGCCCGAGTTCTCGATGGCCTACCTGCTGAGCAAGAACCTGGCGGTCGGCGCCGAGTACCGCTTCAAGCCCAACAACCTGCAGGCGCTGGGGGCGGCGGCCGGCCTGGGCGCCGCGCTGCGCGAGGACGACTGGAAGGACATCTTCATCGCCTGGGCACCCACCAAGAACGTGTCGCTCACGCTGGCGTATGTGGACCTGGGGCGCATCGTGCCGGGCATCACCAACAACCGCCGCCAGACGGGCTACTACCTGTCGGCCCAGGTCGCTTTCTGA
- a CDS encoding group 1 truncated hemoglobin gives MMIKRNTFSALALAAACLWAPAALSQPAPATSPAAPAGLYQALGEKPGITRLMDDFVDRVVRDPRIGGHFKEAKPQALKESLTDQVCQLSGGPCKYEGADMKSAHADMDIHKGHFHALVEVLQSAMDAQGIPFAQQNRLLALLAPMHRDVITIH, from the coding sequence ATGATGATCAAACGCAACACCTTCTCTGCCCTGGCCCTGGCCGCCGCCTGCCTGTGGGCTCCAGCTGCCCTGTCGCAGCCTGCCCCGGCCACCTCCCCGGCGGCGCCCGCGGGCCTGTACCAGGCGCTGGGCGAAAAGCCCGGCATCACCCGCCTCATGGACGACTTCGTGGACCGTGTCGTGAGAGACCCGCGCATCGGCGGCCACTTCAAGGAGGCGAAGCCCCAGGCCCTCAAGGAAAGCCTGACCGACCAGGTCTGCCAGCTCAGCGGGGGGCCTTGCAAATATGAAGGCGCTGACATGAAATCGGCCCATGCCGACATGGACATCCACAAGGGCCACTTCCATGCCCTCGTGGAGGTGCTGCAAAGCGCCATGGATGCCCAGGGCATACCCTTCGCCCAGCAAAACCGGTTGCTGGCCCTGCTCGCACCCATGCACCGGGACGTGATCACCATCCACTGA